A genomic segment from Pseudomonadota bacterium encodes:
- a CDS encoding response regulator → MVPKVLLVDDEPNILLSLEFLMQKEGYEVLVAENGDEALAVARRSMPDLIILDVMLPSPNGYEVCQSLRADPQLNGIHILMLTAKSNPAEREKGLAMGADDYVSKPFSNRELVDKVRLILGSNRAVSRDDEVNGP, encoded by the coding sequence ATGGTGCCAAAGGTTCTGCTGGTCGATGATGAGCCTAATATCCTCTTGTCGCTGGAATTTCTGATGCAGAAGGAGGGATACGAGGTGCTGGTCGCCGAAAACGGCGATGAGGCTCTTGCCGTTGCCCGTCGGAGTATGCCTGATCTGATTATTCTTGATGTCATGCTGCCGAGTCCCAATGGGTATGAGGTGTGCCAGTCCCTGCGTGCCGATCCGCAATTGAACGGGATCCATATCCTGATGTTGACCGCGAAAAGTAATCCCGCAGAGCGGGAAAAGGGGTTGGCCATGGGAGCTGATGATTATGTCAGCAAGCCCTTTTCCAACCGTGAACTGGTAGACAAGGTGCGGCTGATTCTGGGCTCGAATCGTGCCGTTTCCCGGGACGATGAAGTAAACGGGCCATGA